Proteins encoded in a region of the Manis javanica isolate MJ-LG chromosome 15, MJ_LKY, whole genome shotgun sequence genome:
- the CLSTN3 gene encoding calsyntenin-3 isoform X1 translates to MTLLLVTLLLALIPSSSCNKANKHKPWIEAEYQGIVMENDNTVLLNPPLFALDKDAPLRYAGEICGFRLHGSGVPFEAVILDKATGEGLIRAKEPVDCEAQKEHTFTIQAYDCGEGPDGANTKKSHKATVHVRVNDVNEFAPVFVERLYRAAVTEGKLYDHILRVEAIDGDCSPQYSQICYYEILTPNTPFLIDNDGNIENTEKLQYSGERLYKFTVTAYDCGKKRAADDAEVEIQVKPTCKPSWQGWNKRIEYAPGAGSLALFPGIRLETCDEPLWNIQATIELQTSHVAKGCDRDNYSERALRKLCGAATGEVDLLPMPGPNANWTAGLSVHYSQDSSLIYWFNGTQAVQVPLGGTVGLGSGPQDSLSDHFTLSFWMKHGVTPNKGKKEEETIVCNTVQNEDGFSHYSLTVHGCRIAFLYWPLLESARPVKFLWKLEQVCDDEWHHYALNLEFPTVTLYADGISFDPALIHDNGLIHPPRREPALMIGACWTEEKNKEKVAGDNSADPTQGHPLLIHHYFHGYLAGFSVRSGRLESREVIECLYACREGLDYRDFESLGKGMKVHVNPSQSLLTLEGDDVETFNHALQHVAYMNTLRFATPGVRPLRLTTAVKCFSEESCVSIPEVEGYVVVLQPDAPQILLSGTAHFALPAVNFEGPEGIPLFPDLQITCSISHQVEAKKDESWQGTVTDTRMSDEIVHNLDGCEISLVGDDLDPERESLLLDMASLQQRGLELTNTSAYLTIAGVESIAVYEEILRQARYQLRHGAALYARKFRLSCSEMNGRYSSNEFIVEVNVLHSMNRVAHPSHVLSSQQFLHRGHQPPPEMAGHSLASSHRNSMVPSAATLIIVVCVGFLVLMVILGLVRIHSLHRRVSGAGAPPGAPSDPKDPDLFWDDSALTIIVNPMESYQNRQACVVGAAGGPQEDEDSSDSEAADSPSSDERHIIENPPHRY, encoded by the exons ATGACCCTCCTGCTGGTGACCCTCTTGCTGGCCTTGATCCCCTCTAGCTCCTGTAACAAAG CCAACAAGCACAAGCCATGGATTGAGGCAGAATACCAGGGCATCGTCATGGAGAATGACAACACGGTCCTGCTGAACCCACCACTCTTTGCTTTGGACAAGGATGCCCCCCTGCGCTATGCAG GTGAGATCTGTGGCTTCCGGCTCCATGGGTCTGGGGTGCCCTTTGAGGCTGTGATCCTGGACAAAGCGACGGGAGAAGGACTGATCCGGGCCAAGGAGCCAGTGGACTGCGAGGCCCAGAAGGAGCACACCTTCACCATCCAGGCCTACGATTGTGGCGAGGGCCCCGATGGGGCCAACACCAAGAAGTCCCACAA GGCCACCGTGCATGTGCGGGTCAACGACGTGAATGAGTTTGCACCAGTGTTTGTAGAGAGGCTGTACCGTGCTGCAGTGACAGAGGGGAAGCTGTATGACCACATCTTGCGGGTGGAAGCCATTGATGGTGACTGCTCCCCCCAGTACAGCCAGATCTGCTACTACGAGATCCTCACGCCCAACACCCCCTTCCTCATAGACAATGATG GGAACATtgaaaacacagagaagctgcAGTACAGTGGCGAGAGGCTCTACAAGTTTACAGTGACAGCCTACGACTGTGGGAAGAAGCGGGCAGCAGATGACGCTGAGGTGGAGATCCAGGTGAAGCCCACCTGTAAACCTAGCTGGCAAG GCTGGAACAAAAGAATTGAATATGCACCTGGCGCTGGGAGCTTGGCTTTGTTCCCTGGTATCCGCCTGGAGACCTGCGATGAACCTCTCTGGAATATTCAGGCCACCATAGAGCTGCAGACCAGCCATGTGGCCAAGGGCTGTGACCGTGACAATTACTCAGAGCGGGCACTGCGGAAACTCTGTG GTGCTGCTACTGGGGAGGTGGATCTGTTGCCCATGCCTGGCCCCAATGCCAACTGGACGGCAGGACTCTCGGTGCACTACAGTCAGGACAGCAGCCTTATCTACTGGTTCAATGGCACCCAGGCCGTGCAGGTGCCCCTGGGTGGCACTGttgggctgggctctgggccccAGGACAGCCTCAGTGACCATTTTACCCTGTCCTTTTGGATGAAGCATGGTGTGACTCCCAACAAGggcaagaaggaagaggagaccATCGTGTGCAACACTGTTCAGAATG AGGATGGCTTCTCTCACTACTCACTGACAGTCCATGGCTGCAGAATTGCCTTCCTCTACTGGCCGCTGCTTGAGAGTGCCCGCCCGGTCAAGTTCCTCTGGAAGCTGGAGCAG GTCTGCGATGATGAATGGCACCACTATGCTTTGAACCTCGAGTTTCCCACAGTCACGCTCTATGCTGATGGCATCTCTTTTGACCCTGCCCTCATCCATGACAATGGTCTCATCCACCCGCCCCGCAGGGAACCTGCTCTCATGATTGGGGCCTGCTGGACTG AGGAGAAGAACAAAGAGAAGGTGGCGGGAGACAACAGTGCAGACCCCACACAAG GACACCCTTTGCTGATCCACCACTACTTCCATGGCTACCTGGCTGGTTTCAGCGTGCGCTCAGGCCGCCTGGAGAGCCGCGAGGTCATCGAGTGCCTCTATGCATGTCGGGAGGGGCTGGACTATAGGGATTTCGAGAGCCTGGGTAAAGGCATGAAG GTCCACGTGAACCCCTCGCAGTCCTTGCTCACCCTGGAGGGGGATGATGTGGAGACCTTCAACCATGCCCTGCAGCATGTGGCTTACATGAACACTCTGCGCTTTGCCACGCCTGGCGTCAGGCCCCTGCGCCTCACCACTGCCGTCAA GTGCTTCAGTGAAGAATCCTGTGTCTCCatccctgaagtggagggctatgTGGTGGTTCTTCAGCCAGATGCCCCCCAGATTCTGCTGAGTGGCACTGCTCATTTTGCCCTGCCAGCTGTGAACTTCGAGGGACCTGAGGGGATCCCTTTGTTCCCTGATCTTCAGATCACTTGCTCCATTTCTCACCAGGTGGAGGCCAAAAAGGATGAGAGCTGGCAGGGCACAG TGACAGATACACGCATGTCGGATGAGATTGTGCACAACCTTGATGGGTGTGAGATTTCTCTGGTGGGCGATGACCTTGACCCAGAGCGGGAAAGTTTACTCTTGGACATGGCATCCTTGCAGCAGCGGGGGCTGGAGCTCACCAACACGTCTGCCTACCTCACCATTGCTG GGGTGGAGAGCATCGCTGTGTATGAGGAGATCCTGAGGCAGGCTCGATATCAGCTACGACACGGCGCTGCCCTCTATGCCAGGAAATTCCGGCTTTCCTGCTCAGAAATGAATGGTCGTTACTCCAGCAACGAGTTCATTGTGGAG GTCAACGTCCTGCACAGCATGAACCGGGTGGCCCACCCTAGCCACGTGCTCAGCTCCCAGCAGTTCCTGCACCGAGGTCACCAGCCACCCCCTGAGATGGCTGGACATAGCCTGGCCAGCTCCCACCGCAACTCCA TGGTCCCGAGCGCGGCGACCCTCATCATCGTGGTGTGTGTCGGCTTCCTGGTGCTCATGGTCATCCTGGGCCTCGTGCGCATCCACTCCCTTCACCGTCGTGTTTCAGGGGCCGGCGCGCCCCCTGGAGCCCCCAGTGACCCCAAGGACCCGGACCTCTTCTGGGATGACTCTGCCCTCACCATCATCGTGAACCCCATGGAG TCCTACCAGAATCGGCAGGCCTGTGTGGTGGGGGCTGCTGGTGGCCCTCAGGAAGATGAGGACAGCAGTGACTCCGAGGCAGCGGACTCCCCCAGCAGCGATGAGAGGCACATCATTGAGAACCCCCCACACCGCTACTAA
- the CLSTN3 gene encoding calsyntenin-3 isoform X2, which translates to MTLLLVTLLLALIPSSSCNKANKHKPWIEAEYQGIVMENDNTVLLNPPLFALDKDAPLRYAGEICGFRLHGSGVPFEAVILDKATGEGLIRAKEPVDCEAQKEHTFTIQAYDCGEGPDGANTKKSHKATVHVRVNDVNEFAPVFVERLYRAAVTEGKLYDHILRVEAIDGDCSPQYSQICYYEILTPNTPFLIDNDGNIENTEKLQYSGERLYKFTVTAYDCGKKRAADDAEVEIQVKPTCKPSWQGWNKRIEYAPGAGSLALFPGIRLETCDEPLWNIQATIELQTSHVAKGCDRDNYSERALRKLCGAATGEVDLLPMPGPNANWTAGLSVHYSQDSSLIYWFNGTQAVQVPLGGTVGLGSGPQDSLSDHFTLSFWMKHGVTPNKGKKEEETIVCNTVQNEDGFSHYSLTVHGCRIAFLYWPLLESARPVKFLWKLEQVCDDEWHHYALNLEFPTVTLYADGISFDPALIHDNGLIHPPRREPALMIGACWTEEKNKEKVAGDNSADPTQGHPLLIHHYFHGYLAGFSVRSGRLESREVIECLYACREGLDYRDFESLGKGMKVHVNPSQSLLTLEGDDVETFNHALQHVAYMNTLRFATPGVRPLRLTTAVKCFSEESCVSIPEVEGYVVVLQPDAPQILLSGTAHFALPAVNFEGPEGIPLFPDLQITCSISHQVEAKKDESWQGTVTDTRMSDEIVHNLDGCEISLVGDDLDPERESLLLDMASLQQRGLELTNTSAYLTIAGVESIAVYEEILRQARYQLRHGAALYARKFRLSCSEMNGRYSSNEFIVEVNVLHSMNRVAHPSHVLSSQQFLHRGHQPPPEMAGHSLASSHRNSTARKIRHDSITERKPLLI; encoded by the exons ATGACCCTCCTGCTGGTGACCCTCTTGCTGGCCTTGATCCCCTCTAGCTCCTGTAACAAAG CCAACAAGCACAAGCCATGGATTGAGGCAGAATACCAGGGCATCGTCATGGAGAATGACAACACGGTCCTGCTGAACCCACCACTCTTTGCTTTGGACAAGGATGCCCCCCTGCGCTATGCAG GTGAGATCTGTGGCTTCCGGCTCCATGGGTCTGGGGTGCCCTTTGAGGCTGTGATCCTGGACAAAGCGACGGGAGAAGGACTGATCCGGGCCAAGGAGCCAGTGGACTGCGAGGCCCAGAAGGAGCACACCTTCACCATCCAGGCCTACGATTGTGGCGAGGGCCCCGATGGGGCCAACACCAAGAAGTCCCACAA GGCCACCGTGCATGTGCGGGTCAACGACGTGAATGAGTTTGCACCAGTGTTTGTAGAGAGGCTGTACCGTGCTGCAGTGACAGAGGGGAAGCTGTATGACCACATCTTGCGGGTGGAAGCCATTGATGGTGACTGCTCCCCCCAGTACAGCCAGATCTGCTACTACGAGATCCTCACGCCCAACACCCCCTTCCTCATAGACAATGATG GGAACATtgaaaacacagagaagctgcAGTACAGTGGCGAGAGGCTCTACAAGTTTACAGTGACAGCCTACGACTGTGGGAAGAAGCGGGCAGCAGATGACGCTGAGGTGGAGATCCAGGTGAAGCCCACCTGTAAACCTAGCTGGCAAG GCTGGAACAAAAGAATTGAATATGCACCTGGCGCTGGGAGCTTGGCTTTGTTCCCTGGTATCCGCCTGGAGACCTGCGATGAACCTCTCTGGAATATTCAGGCCACCATAGAGCTGCAGACCAGCCATGTGGCCAAGGGCTGTGACCGTGACAATTACTCAGAGCGGGCACTGCGGAAACTCTGTG GTGCTGCTACTGGGGAGGTGGATCTGTTGCCCATGCCTGGCCCCAATGCCAACTGGACGGCAGGACTCTCGGTGCACTACAGTCAGGACAGCAGCCTTATCTACTGGTTCAATGGCACCCAGGCCGTGCAGGTGCCCCTGGGTGGCACTGttgggctgggctctgggccccAGGACAGCCTCAGTGACCATTTTACCCTGTCCTTTTGGATGAAGCATGGTGTGACTCCCAACAAGggcaagaaggaagaggagaccATCGTGTGCAACACTGTTCAGAATG AGGATGGCTTCTCTCACTACTCACTGACAGTCCATGGCTGCAGAATTGCCTTCCTCTACTGGCCGCTGCTTGAGAGTGCCCGCCCGGTCAAGTTCCTCTGGAAGCTGGAGCAG GTCTGCGATGATGAATGGCACCACTATGCTTTGAACCTCGAGTTTCCCACAGTCACGCTCTATGCTGATGGCATCTCTTTTGACCCTGCCCTCATCCATGACAATGGTCTCATCCACCCGCCCCGCAGGGAACCTGCTCTCATGATTGGGGCCTGCTGGACTG AGGAGAAGAACAAAGAGAAGGTGGCGGGAGACAACAGTGCAGACCCCACACAAG GACACCCTTTGCTGATCCACCACTACTTCCATGGCTACCTGGCTGGTTTCAGCGTGCGCTCAGGCCGCCTGGAGAGCCGCGAGGTCATCGAGTGCCTCTATGCATGTCGGGAGGGGCTGGACTATAGGGATTTCGAGAGCCTGGGTAAAGGCATGAAG GTCCACGTGAACCCCTCGCAGTCCTTGCTCACCCTGGAGGGGGATGATGTGGAGACCTTCAACCATGCCCTGCAGCATGTGGCTTACATGAACACTCTGCGCTTTGCCACGCCTGGCGTCAGGCCCCTGCGCCTCACCACTGCCGTCAA GTGCTTCAGTGAAGAATCCTGTGTCTCCatccctgaagtggagggctatgTGGTGGTTCTTCAGCCAGATGCCCCCCAGATTCTGCTGAGTGGCACTGCTCATTTTGCCCTGCCAGCTGTGAACTTCGAGGGACCTGAGGGGATCCCTTTGTTCCCTGATCTTCAGATCACTTGCTCCATTTCTCACCAGGTGGAGGCCAAAAAGGATGAGAGCTGGCAGGGCACAG TGACAGATACACGCATGTCGGATGAGATTGTGCACAACCTTGATGGGTGTGAGATTTCTCTGGTGGGCGATGACCTTGACCCAGAGCGGGAAAGTTTACTCTTGGACATGGCATCCTTGCAGCAGCGGGGGCTGGAGCTCACCAACACGTCTGCCTACCTCACCATTGCTG GGGTGGAGAGCATCGCTGTGTATGAGGAGATCCTGAGGCAGGCTCGATATCAGCTACGACACGGCGCTGCCCTCTATGCCAGGAAATTCCGGCTTTCCTGCTCAGAAATGAATGGTCGTTACTCCAGCAACGAGTTCATTGTGGAG GTCAACGTCCTGCACAGCATGAACCGGGTGGCCCACCCTAGCCACGTGCTCAGCTCCCAGCAGTTCCTGCACCGAGGTCACCAGCCACCCCCTGAGATGGCTGGACATAGCCTGGCCAGCTCCCACCGCAACTCCA CTGCAAGAAAAATCAGGCATGATTCCATCACAGAGAGGAAACCATTGTTAATATG A
- the CLSTN3 gene encoding calsyntenin-3 isoform X3, whose product MTLLLVTLLLALIPSSSCNKANKHKPWIEAEYQGIVMENDNTVLLNPPLFALDKDAPLRYAGEICGFRLHGSGVPFEAVILDKATGEGLIRAKEPVDCEAQKEHTFTIQAYDCGEGPDGANTKKSHKATVHVRVNDVNEFAPVFVERLYRAAVTEGKLYDHILRVEAIDGDCSPQYSQICYYEILTPNTPFLIDNDGNIENTEKLQYSGERLYKFTVTAYDCGKKRAADDAEVEIQVKPTCKPSWQGWNKRIEYAPGAGSLALFPGIRLETCDEPLWNIQATIELQTSHVAKGCDRDNYSERALRKLCGAATGEVDLLPMPGPNANWTAGLSVHYSQDSSLIYWFNGTQAVQVPLGGTVGLGSGPQDSLSDHFTLSFWMKHGVTPNKGKKEEETIVCNTVQNEDGFSHYSLTVHGCRIAFLYWPLLESARPVKFLWKLEQVCDDEWHHYALNLEFPTVTLYADGISFDPALIHDNGLIHPPRREPALMIGACWTEEKNKEKVAGDNSADPTQGHPLLIHHYFHGYLAGFSVRSGRLESREVIECLYACREGLDYRDFESLGKGMKVHVNPSQSLLTLEGDDVETFNHALQHVAYMNTLRFATPGVRPLRLTTAVKCFSEESCVSIPEVEGYVVVLQPDAPQILLSGTAHFALPAVNFEGPEGIPLFPDLQITCSISHQVEAKKDESWQGTVTDTRMSDEIVHNLDGCEISLVGDDLDPERESLLLDMASLQQRGLELTNTSAYLTIAGVESIAVYEEILRQARYQLRHGAALYARKFRLSCSEMNGRYSSNEFIVEVNVLHSMNRVAHPSHVLSSQQFLHRGHQPPPEMAGHSLASSHRNSIHSWVL is encoded by the exons ATGACCCTCCTGCTGGTGACCCTCTTGCTGGCCTTGATCCCCTCTAGCTCCTGTAACAAAG CCAACAAGCACAAGCCATGGATTGAGGCAGAATACCAGGGCATCGTCATGGAGAATGACAACACGGTCCTGCTGAACCCACCACTCTTTGCTTTGGACAAGGATGCCCCCCTGCGCTATGCAG GTGAGATCTGTGGCTTCCGGCTCCATGGGTCTGGGGTGCCCTTTGAGGCTGTGATCCTGGACAAAGCGACGGGAGAAGGACTGATCCGGGCCAAGGAGCCAGTGGACTGCGAGGCCCAGAAGGAGCACACCTTCACCATCCAGGCCTACGATTGTGGCGAGGGCCCCGATGGGGCCAACACCAAGAAGTCCCACAA GGCCACCGTGCATGTGCGGGTCAACGACGTGAATGAGTTTGCACCAGTGTTTGTAGAGAGGCTGTACCGTGCTGCAGTGACAGAGGGGAAGCTGTATGACCACATCTTGCGGGTGGAAGCCATTGATGGTGACTGCTCCCCCCAGTACAGCCAGATCTGCTACTACGAGATCCTCACGCCCAACACCCCCTTCCTCATAGACAATGATG GGAACATtgaaaacacagagaagctgcAGTACAGTGGCGAGAGGCTCTACAAGTTTACAGTGACAGCCTACGACTGTGGGAAGAAGCGGGCAGCAGATGACGCTGAGGTGGAGATCCAGGTGAAGCCCACCTGTAAACCTAGCTGGCAAG GCTGGAACAAAAGAATTGAATATGCACCTGGCGCTGGGAGCTTGGCTTTGTTCCCTGGTATCCGCCTGGAGACCTGCGATGAACCTCTCTGGAATATTCAGGCCACCATAGAGCTGCAGACCAGCCATGTGGCCAAGGGCTGTGACCGTGACAATTACTCAGAGCGGGCACTGCGGAAACTCTGTG GTGCTGCTACTGGGGAGGTGGATCTGTTGCCCATGCCTGGCCCCAATGCCAACTGGACGGCAGGACTCTCGGTGCACTACAGTCAGGACAGCAGCCTTATCTACTGGTTCAATGGCACCCAGGCCGTGCAGGTGCCCCTGGGTGGCACTGttgggctgggctctgggccccAGGACAGCCTCAGTGACCATTTTACCCTGTCCTTTTGGATGAAGCATGGTGTGACTCCCAACAAGggcaagaaggaagaggagaccATCGTGTGCAACACTGTTCAGAATG AGGATGGCTTCTCTCACTACTCACTGACAGTCCATGGCTGCAGAATTGCCTTCCTCTACTGGCCGCTGCTTGAGAGTGCCCGCCCGGTCAAGTTCCTCTGGAAGCTGGAGCAG GTCTGCGATGATGAATGGCACCACTATGCTTTGAACCTCGAGTTTCCCACAGTCACGCTCTATGCTGATGGCATCTCTTTTGACCCTGCCCTCATCCATGACAATGGTCTCATCCACCCGCCCCGCAGGGAACCTGCTCTCATGATTGGGGCCTGCTGGACTG AGGAGAAGAACAAAGAGAAGGTGGCGGGAGACAACAGTGCAGACCCCACACAAG GACACCCTTTGCTGATCCACCACTACTTCCATGGCTACCTGGCTGGTTTCAGCGTGCGCTCAGGCCGCCTGGAGAGCCGCGAGGTCATCGAGTGCCTCTATGCATGTCGGGAGGGGCTGGACTATAGGGATTTCGAGAGCCTGGGTAAAGGCATGAAG GTCCACGTGAACCCCTCGCAGTCCTTGCTCACCCTGGAGGGGGATGATGTGGAGACCTTCAACCATGCCCTGCAGCATGTGGCTTACATGAACACTCTGCGCTTTGCCACGCCTGGCGTCAGGCCCCTGCGCCTCACCACTGCCGTCAA GTGCTTCAGTGAAGAATCCTGTGTCTCCatccctgaagtggagggctatgTGGTGGTTCTTCAGCCAGATGCCCCCCAGATTCTGCTGAGTGGCACTGCTCATTTTGCCCTGCCAGCTGTGAACTTCGAGGGACCTGAGGGGATCCCTTTGTTCCCTGATCTTCAGATCACTTGCTCCATTTCTCACCAGGTGGAGGCCAAAAAGGATGAGAGCTGGCAGGGCACAG TGACAGATACACGCATGTCGGATGAGATTGTGCACAACCTTGATGGGTGTGAGATTTCTCTGGTGGGCGATGACCTTGACCCAGAGCGGGAAAGTTTACTCTTGGACATGGCATCCTTGCAGCAGCGGGGGCTGGAGCTCACCAACACGTCTGCCTACCTCACCATTGCTG GGGTGGAGAGCATCGCTGTGTATGAGGAGATCCTGAGGCAGGCTCGATATCAGCTACGACACGGCGCTGCCCTCTATGCCAGGAAATTCCGGCTTTCCTGCTCAGAAATGAATGGTCGTTACTCCAGCAACGAGTTCATTGTGGAG GTCAACGTCCTGCACAGCATGAACCGGGTGGCCCACCCTAGCCACGTGCTCAGCTCCCAGCAGTTCCTGCACCGAGGTCACCAGCCACCCCCTGAGATGGCTGGACATAGCCTGGCCAGCTCCCACCGCAACTCCA tccattcctgggttctgtga
- the RBP5 gene encoding retinol-binding protein 5, whose translation MPPNLTGYYRFVSQKNLEDYLQALNIGLALRKIVLLLKPDKEIDHQGNHMTVKMLSTFRNYVLKFEVGVEFEEDLRIVDGRKCQTIVTWETEQLVCVQKGEVPNRGWRHWLEGEKLYLQLTARDAVCEQVFRKLK comes from the exons ATGCCTCCCAACCTCACCGGCTACTACCGCTTTGTCTCGCAGAAGAACCTGGAGGACTACCTGCAAGCCCTAA ACATCGGCCTGGCGCTGAGGAAGATAGTGCTGCTGCTCAAGCCAGACAAGGAGATTGACCATCAGGGCAACCACATGACGGTGAAGATGCTCAGCACCTTCCGCAACTACGTTCTGAAATTTGAGGTGGGAGTTGAGTTTGAGGAGGATCTACGGATCGTGGATGGACGCAAGTGCCAA ACCATAGTAACCTGGGAGACAGAGCAGCTGGTATGTGTGCAGAAAGGGGAGGTCCCCAACCGAGGCTGGAGACACTGGCTGGAGGGAGAGAAGTTGTATCTG CAGCTGACAGCCAGGGATGCAGTGTGCGAGCAGGTCTTCAGGAAGCTCAAGTAG